In Methanoregula sp., a single window of DNA contains:
- a CDS encoding BsuBI/PstI family type II restriction endonuclease encodes MTAQLLPPIPSRETIRHRLQQIFPEGIEGRVYLIGDMAVNTVSVFFYIGAVEGFDLLLQPGHIYYMSDRQLASHDDNSRISWAGKSKWARDHIANPWYPGEGSRESIRDDVIKDGLRDRTAVKIKPGVSGQANKPRYYLSDSFAALFHEGITGDELSELISEWQKRNLNKETQLAVGIRKTLNATDRITVEFSDGTRRTLPNDESSIILKNLIESFSKNFLTDPHVVSYSTSEEKYVNPNPRVIHGLNFSKEEISKIFPDLVLLDIYKRNEEDTTLLIFIEVVATSGSMTQQRKDTILALLGERGYDISKVAFITAFLDRASRAYSKKNLEKIAWGSFIWFANYPDNILIMKGQSTGERKKLSDLMK; translated from the coding sequence ATGACTGCCCAACTTTTACCTCCGATACCATCACGTGAAACAATTCGCCACAGACTGCAACAAATATTTCCCGAGGGAATTGAGGGCAGGGTGTATCTAATCGGCGACATGGCGGTCAATACGGTATCTGTTTTCTTTTATATTGGTGCGGTTGAAGGGTTCGACCTTCTGTTGCAGCCAGGACACATCTATTACATGTCGGATCGTCAGCTGGCGTCTCATGATGATAACTCGAGAATTTCATGGGCAGGAAAATCCAAATGGGCGAGAGATCACATTGCAAACCCTTGGTATCCAGGAGAAGGGAGTCGAGAATCAATCCGTGATGATGTGATAAAGGATGGGTTAAGGGACAGAACAGCGGTGAAAATTAAACCAGGGGTTTCAGGTCAAGCGAACAAACCTCGGTATTACCTTTCGGATTCTTTTGCAGCTCTGTTCCATGAAGGGATAACCGGCGATGAGTTATCAGAACTAATCTCAGAATGGCAAAAACGAAATCTTAACAAGGAGACGCAACTTGCCGTAGGTATCCGGAAAACGTTGAATGCAACGGACAGGATAACGGTAGAATTTTCGGATGGAACACGGAGAACATTACCAAATGATGAAAGTTCTATTATCCTGAAGAATCTCATCGAATCATTCTCAAAAAATTTCCTGACAGATCCCCATGTCGTATCTTATAGTACATCGGAAGAAAAATATGTCAATCCAAATCCAAGAGTAATCCACGGTCTCAATTTTTCGAAGGAGGAAATATCAAAAATATTCCCCGACCTTGTTTTGCTCGATATTTACAAAAGGAATGAAGAGGATACGACACTCCTCATTTTTATCGAGGTTGTCGCTACGAGTGGTTCGATGACTCAGCAGAGAAAAGATACGATCCTCGCCTTACTCGGAGAAAGAGGGTATGATATATCGAAAGTTGCCTTCATCACTGCATTTCTCGACAGGGCGAGCCGGGCATACAGTAAAAAGAATCTGGAGAAAATTGCCTGGGGTTCTTTTATCTGGTTCGCTAATTATCCCGACAATATCCTGATCATGAAAGGGCAAAGCACTGGAGAGAGAAAAAAATTGAGCGATTTGATGAAATAA
- a CDS encoding Eco57I restriction-modification methylase domain-containing protein — METDRLVSEFESKKLEAKAYAEEIDKPELRVGFARSFCGITLDAFWSETCKINKCSWKITDPFLKFDPLEPDLNSDASILGSILSKLPFPESSYLIGTIYTALLPHDTRSDFGAYYTPPALVDRLIEMVTDEGFDWRNSNVMDLSCGGGAFLSPVAIRMADSVPKKDVKNPKKTIERISRRLKGFEIDPFAAWMSQVLVEIALIETCIDAKTRLPTIVKICDTLDTLPDKGEEVDLVIGNPPYRKITLPEHQRALYSRSLFGHANLYGIFTDIGIRWTKPEGYIAYVTPTSFLGGQYFKSLRSMLSQHAPPVTMDFISERKGVFEEVLQETMLVVYKRSGSERAEADDPRVKVHCLKSNGPEKPVVSESIGSFLLPEGAEDPWFIPKEPEQVKLIENLLKMRNRISHLGYEVNTGQLVWNRHKKQLINENKTGSYPLIWAESILNDGQFQFNSKRANHSPFFLLGKKQDFLITKKPCILVQRTTAKEQKKRIFSAVLPKEFISEHGGVVIENHVNIIRKTNTSPLISLEALTVLLNSNMIDKIFRLISGSVAVSAYELNALPLPKVNDVKILEKLISNKASRDEIERSIKKMYER; from the coding sequence ATGGAAACGGATCGATTAGTTTCAGAATTTGAATCAAAAAAACTAGAAGCGAAAGCGTACGCTGAAGAAATTGACAAGCCAGAATTAAGGGTTGGATTCGCAAGGTCCTTCTGTGGAATTACATTAGATGCATTCTGGTCAGAAACATGCAAGATAAACAAATGTTCCTGGAAGATAACTGATCCGTTCTTAAAATTTGACCCATTAGAACCGGACTTAAACTCGGATGCATCGATTCTCGGATCAATTCTCTCAAAACTTCCCTTCCCTGAGAGCAGTTATCTCATCGGTACAATCTACACGGCGCTGTTGCCCCATGACACCCGGTCCGACTTTGGCGCATATTATACACCCCCTGCCTTGGTCGATCGTCTTATTGAGATGGTTACCGATGAAGGCTTTGACTGGCGAAACAGCAATGTTATGGATTTGTCCTGTGGTGGGGGAGCGTTCCTTTCCCCCGTGGCTATCCGAATGGCAGATTCAGTGCCAAAAAAAGATGTGAAAAACCCGAAAAAAACAATCGAACGGATCTCACGGAGATTGAAAGGCTTTGAGATCGATCCGTTCGCGGCCTGGATGTCACAGGTTCTTGTAGAGATCGCACTCATAGAGACGTGTATCGACGCGAAAACAAGACTTCCAACTATCGTCAAAATTTGCGATACTCTCGATACACTTCCTGACAAAGGTGAGGAAGTTGATCTCGTTATCGGAAATCCACCCTACAGAAAAATTACACTCCCTGAACATCAGAGAGCCTTATATTCCCGATCCCTGTTTGGTCATGCAAATCTCTATGGCATTTTTACCGATATCGGAATTCGGTGGACGAAACCAGAAGGATACATCGCCTACGTAACCCCGACTTCATTTTTGGGAGGCCAATATTTCAAGTCCCTTCGATCTATGTTATCTCAGCATGCCCCCCCGGTTACGATGGATTTTATTTCAGAAAGAAAAGGAGTGTTTGAAGAAGTACTTCAGGAGACAATGCTCGTCGTCTATAAACGCTCCGGTTCAGAGAGGGCAGAAGCTGATGATCCTAGAGTCAAAGTTCATTGCCTCAAATCGAATGGTCCCGAAAAACCGGTTGTCAGTGAGAGCATCGGATCCTTTTTGCTCCCCGAAGGTGCTGAAGATCCTTGGTTCATTCCCAAAGAACCCGAACAGGTGAAATTAATCGAGAATCTCCTGAAGATGAGAAACCGAATTAGCCATTTGGGATATGAAGTGAATACCGGACAATTAGTCTGGAACCGGCACAAAAAACAATTAATCAATGAAAATAAGACCGGAAGTTACCCATTAATCTGGGCAGAATCGATTTTAAACGACGGCCAATTCCAATTCAATTCGAAGCGGGCAAACCACTCACCGTTTTTCTTACTCGGAAAAAAACAGGATTTTCTGATTACTAAAAAGCCGTGTATTTTAGTCCAAAGGACAACCGCGAAGGAACAAAAGAAACGGATTTTTTCGGCGGTGTTACCCAAGGAATTCATCTCGGAACATGGAGGTGTGGTAATTGAAAATCACGTCAACATTATCAGAAAAACGAATACCTCTCCGCTTATTTCCCTCGAAGCCTTGACAGTTCTGTTAAATTCGAATATGATAGATAAAATTTTCCGTCTGATTAGCGGGAGTGTCGCTGTATCGGCATATGAGTTGAATGCGTTGCCATTACCGAAAGTAAACGATGTAAAGATTCTTGAAAAACTTATTTCCAACAAAGCATCAAGGGATGAAATTGAAAGATCGATCAAGAAAATGTACGAGAGATAA
- the cbiQ gene encoding cobalt ECF transporter T component CbiQ, translating to MIEDLFFIEKQAYRDSFMHRLDARVKIILAFAVIIAIVAVPYSIMVYTVGAIFFLFFIILWAVSKLPLSVYGKRLLAIVPIWGIIILFQIFFKNKYYTDYHVLWSLPLGISIYAESVEFASILAVKFLISISFIILLSSTTKMQDLLQGASRLGLPAEIALALGMMIRYLFVFGYIFRKVNETLKTKCFDAFDRHLPYRYRLRQLGYTIGTMFIRSYEQGERVYTSMLCRGYGRESHLFIAKKPLRRFEWAFLTFSLLFIIAVPLTIWLTAIRFF from the coding sequence ATGATCGAAGATCTTTTCTTCATTGAAAAGCAGGCGTACCGGGACAGTTTTATGCACCGGCTCGATGCCCGGGTAAAGATCATCCTCGCATTTGCGGTGATCATCGCGATTGTCGCAGTCCCCTATTCCATCATGGTCTACACGGTCGGGGCCATCTTCTTTTTGTTCTTCATAATCCTCTGGGCAGTTTCAAAGCTCCCGCTGAGCGTGTATGGCAAGCGCCTGCTTGCGATCGTTCCTATCTGGGGCATCATCATCCTCTTCCAGATCTTTTTCAAGAACAAATATTACACGGACTACCATGTCCTCTGGTCACTGCCACTGGGCATCAGCATCTATGCAGAATCCGTTGAATTTGCATCCATCCTCGCAGTAAAATTCCTCATCAGCATCTCGTTCATCATCCTGCTCTCATCCACAACAAAGATGCAGGATCTCTTACAGGGAGCAAGCCGGCTCGGGCTCCCCGCAGAGATTGCCCTTGCGCTCGGTATGATGATCCGGTACCTGTTCGTCTTTGGTTATATCTTCCGTAAAGTCAACGAGACCTTAAAGACCAAATGTTTCGATGCCTTTGATCGCCACCTGCCGTACCGTTACCGGCTCCGGCAGCTGGGCTATACTATCGGAACAATGTTCATCCGTTCTTACGAGCAGGGGGAGCGGGTATATACGAGCATGCTCTGCCGGGGGTATGGCAGGGAGAGCCACCTGTTCATCGCAAAAAAACCCCTTCGGAGATTTGAATGGGCCTTTTTGACCTTCTCGCTCCTCTTCATCATCGCAGTCCCGCTCACCATCTGGCTGACTGCAATCCGCTTTTTCTAA
- a CDS encoding ATP-binding cassette domain-containing protein, whose protein sequence is MHLIETRDLCYSYPHSVRALEGINFIAPRNARIAVIGSNGAGKSTLFKHFNGIFKPTSGSILIRGEPITKANIREVRKFVGIVFQNADDQIFSPTVEQDVAFGPTNLGLDEETIHHRVHEALKIVGIEDLAERVPHHLSGGEKKRVAIAGVIAMEPEVLVLDEPTAGLDPQGVHDLIGFINSLSKQYGMTVVFSTHDVSLVAEVADYIYVMNKGKFVAEGNVEQIFMQPDMLRSMRLDVPVLPKLLRSLQKNGVPVSMAYTYEDAENALVQAYKGKS, encoded by the coding sequence ATGCACCTCATTGAAACAAGGGATCTCTGTTATTCTTACCCCCACAGTGTCAGGGCACTGGAAGGCATCAATTTCATCGCCCCGCGCAATGCGAGGATTGCGGTTATCGGCTCGAACGGTGCAGGAAAGAGTACACTTTTTAAACATTTCAACGGCATCTTCAAGCCCACATCGGGATCGATCCTGATCCGGGGTGAACCGATCACCAAGGCAAATATCCGGGAGGTGCGGAAATTTGTGGGGATCGTCTTCCAGAATGCTGACGACCAGATCTTTTCCCCGACCGTTGAACAGGACGTGGCATTCGGCCCTACGAATCTCGGGCTGGACGAAGAGACGATCCATCACCGGGTGCATGAAGCCTTAAAAATTGTCGGCATCGAAGACCTTGCAGAAAGGGTTCCCCACCACCTGAGCGGCGGAGAAAAGAAACGCGTCGCAATTGCCGGTGTGATCGCAATGGAGCCTGAGGTGCTGGTGCTCGATGAACCAACCGCGGGACTCGATCCCCAGGGGGTCCATGACCTGATCGGTTTCATCAATTCCCTCTCAAAACAATACGGCATGACAGTTGTCTTCTCCACCCATGATGTCTCCCTTGTTGCTGAAGTTGCGGATTACATCTATGTGATGAACAAGGGAAAGTTTGTGGCAGAAGGCAACGTGGAGCAGATCTTCATGCAGCCTGACATGCTCAGGTCCATGCGGCTCGATGTGCCGGTACTCCCAAAACTGCTCAGGTCCCTCCAGAAAAATGGCGTACCGGTCTCGATGGCCTATACGTACGAAGATGCGGAGAATGCACTCGTGCAGGCGTACAAGGGCAAGTCATGA
- a CDS encoding PDGLE domain-containing protein, whose product MDNKTFLIAGIIVALLIGVVAVFFASGDPDGLESTALMVQGQKTLTGDTPADAEIHEDTTGKFSYESPMPDYSLGEKFGPLGSVIAIVAGTLLAFGLIMGISKLLANRKKSQQPNPNQ is encoded by the coding sequence ATGGACAACAAAACATTCCTTATTGCCGGAATTATTGTTGCCCTCCTCATCGGTGTTGTCGCAGTCTTCTTTGCATCCGGTGATCCGGACGGACTGGAGAGCACGGCCCTGATGGTGCAGGGCCAGAAAACACTCACGGGAGACACTCCCGCAGATGCAGAAATCCATGAAGACACGACCGGCAAATTCTCGTACGAATCACCGATGCCGGATTACTCGCTGGGCGAAAAATTCGGACCATTGGGGAGTGTCATCGCCATAGTTGCCGGCACACTTCTAGCATTCGGCCTTATTATGGGAATTTCAAAACTGCTCGCGAACCGGAAAAAGTCACAACAGCCAAACCCAAACCAATAG
- the cbiM gene encoding cobalt transporter CbiM: MHIPDAFIPIWQGAIYWIIALVFIALALRWARNEMSEEKIPLIAVLAAGIFALQSFNLPVSMGTSGHLVGGALAAIILGSPFAAVFILTLVLIVQGVLFGDGGITTMGANILNMGVIGGFVGFYTFKGLMAATKNVNIAAFIAAWLACVIPALACAVEMFFAGTFPLNEGLVAMGLYHALIGIIEGFVTVVAIRLIVAARPDIVDFKIEVPAVKGVNV, encoded by the coding sequence ATGCATATTCCCGACGCATTCATACCAATCTGGCAGGGCGCAATCTACTGGATCATCGCCCTTGTGTTCATTGCACTCGCCCTCCGATGGGCACGAAACGAGATGAGCGAAGAGAAGATTCCGTTGATCGCGGTACTGGCTGCCGGTATCTTTGCGCTCCAGTCCTTCAACCTCCCGGTCTCCATGGGAACGAGCGGACACCTTGTTGGAGGAGCACTCGCAGCGATCATCCTCGGTTCACCGTTTGCCGCAGTCTTCATACTCACCCTTGTCCTGATCGTGCAGGGTGTCTTGTTCGGTGATGGCGGCATTACTACAATGGGTGCCAATATCCTCAACATGGGCGTTATCGGGGGATTTGTCGGATTCTATACATTCAAGGGACTGATGGCTGCGACCAAAAACGTCAACATCGCTGCGTTCATTGCTGCCTGGCTTGCGTGTGTGATTCCCGCACTTGCCTGTGCAGTCGAGATGTTCTTTGCCGGCACGTTCCCGCTTAACGAGGGATTGGTCGCCATGGGACTGTACCATGCCCTTATCGGAATCATAGAAGGATTTGTTACGGTGGTTGCCATCCGCCTCATTGTGGCAGCCCGGCCGGATATTGTGGACTTTAAGATTGAAGTTCCCGCAGTGAAAGGAGTGAATGTGTAA
- the nikR gene encoding nickel-responsive transcriptional regulator NikR, producing MTMDSDLSRIGISLPSNLLDKFDDIINQRGYSSRSEGIRDAIRTYITYYKWMSDVKGEREGVITMVYDHDQRGLLVTLTDIQHEYHKLIKASLHSHVTHNRCLEVILVHGDGAELKLFAERLMSQKGVESVKLTTITVDE from the coding sequence ATGACCATGGACTCCGATCTCTCCCGCATAGGCATCTCGCTTCCCAGCAACCTGCTCGACAAGTTTGATGATATTATCAACCAGCGCGGGTACTCGTCCCGTTCAGAAGGCATCCGGGATGCGATCCGCACGTACATAACGTATTACAAGTGGATGTCCGATGTCAAGGGTGAACGTGAAGGGGTCATCACTATGGTCTATGATCATGACCAGCGGGGACTTCTGGTCACGCTTACCGATATCCAGCACGAGTACCATAAACTGATCAAGGCATCGCTGCACTCGCATGTGACCCACAACCGGTGTCTTGAAGTGATCCTTGTGCACGGTGACGGGGCCGAGCTCAAGTTGTTTGCCGAGCGGCTCATGTCCCAGAAGGGTGTCGAGTCGGTGAAGCTTACCACGATAACGGTGGATGAGTAA
- a CDS encoding iron ABC transporter substrate-binding protein — protein sequence MKNIIVSTLIIATILIALLVSAGCTAQTNPQSSAQMNTQTIQQADTGKISITDMANRTVDVKKDPQRIIGVGAGALRMISYLQAADRVVGVDDREQKKYNPSGFGMPSGIDKPYNLANPTLSTLPFIGGKTGDPELIAAQNPDVVFFTFTTGKDAQTLQEKSGRTVVALTTGDLGKNKDVFYQSLRLMAKILGKEQRAESITTYIDGTIKDLNDRTKYIPADKRPRVYVGGIAYNGAHGFLSTDPAYSPLLMVNGNNVAASASVGGQMMIDKEKLLDWKPDVIFVDEASYALVKEDLKDPVYQSLPAVKNGRVYAVMPYNWYANNYDTVLADAYYIGKTLYPEQFADVDPARKADEIYTMLDGKPVYSDMKTLFGGFVPFSTLEK from the coding sequence ATGAAAAACATTATTGTAAGCACCCTGATTATTGCGACGATTCTCATCGCTCTTCTCGTGTCTGCGGGATGCACTGCCCAGACTAATCCGCAGAGTTCTGCACAAATGAATACGCAAACCATTCAGCAAGCCGATACCGGAAAAATTTCAATCACTGATATGGCCAACCGGACCGTGGACGTGAAAAAAGATCCCCAGCGGATCATCGGTGTAGGAGCCGGTGCCCTGCGGATGATTTCGTATCTCCAGGCCGCTGATCGGGTGGTCGGTGTCGATGATCGCGAACAGAAAAAGTACAACCCCTCCGGGTTCGGCATGCCGTCTGGTATCGACAAGCCCTACAACCTGGCAAATCCGACCCTCTCAACACTGCCCTTCATTGGCGGAAAGACCGGTGACCCGGAACTGATCGCAGCGCAGAACCCGGATGTGGTTTTCTTTACGTTCACTACCGGTAAAGATGCACAGACGTTACAGGAAAAAAGTGGCCGTACTGTGGTGGCCCTTACAACCGGTGATCTCGGCAAAAACAAGGATGTTTTCTACCAGTCATTGAGGCTGATGGCAAAGATCCTTGGAAAAGAGCAGCGGGCAGAATCGATCACCACGTACATTGACGGGACAATAAAAGATCTCAACGATCGGACAAAATACATCCCGGCAGACAAACGTCCGCGAGTATATGTCGGGGGTATCGCATACAACGGGGCACATGGCTTCCTCTCCACCGATCCCGCATATTCACCGCTTCTCATGGTGAACGGCAACAATGTTGCAGCCTCCGCAAGTGTCGGGGGCCAGATGATGATCGACAAGGAAAAACTGCTGGACTGGAAACCCGATGTGATCTTTGTGGACGAAGCGAGTTACGCACTCGTCAAAGAGGATCTCAAGGACCCGGTCTACCAGTCGCTCCCGGCCGTGAAGAACGGCCGTGTTTACGCAGTCATGCCCTACAACTGGTACGCCAACAATTACGACACTGTTCTCGCTGACGCATACTATATCGGAAAGACCCTCTACCCCGAACAGTTTGCCGATGTGGACCCCGCACGAAAAGCGGATGAGATCTACACGATGCTTGACGGAAAACCGGTGTACAGCGATATGAAGACACTCTTCGGTGGCTTCGTGCCGTTCTCAACGCTGGAGAAATGA
- a CDS encoding methyltransferase, protein MCDNTSPVPDLSTVPEISGTNPLTFLDTALTGVRQYHAVMTALNLGLFDNLREPKTGPECALALGCRPEIVTLLCEGLVTLGLLEKTGEHYRDSGITLTCLVRDAPFPQHRAIAFQRKLAGFWADLPRIAKDGPVTCDRAQMFRDVIIPTMAENCRCGLLQQVTASVATIPEFSAARRLLDLGGGHGLYSIAFCQKNPGLNAVVFDLPPVMGATRDFISRYRADRVSVMPGDFFKDPIGSGYDIVFSSSNPGGKVPELIPKIANALNPGGLFINKQAIDDAPYDPWLNLEWNLWTFEGVQKQAARYVFANSVPFAEYNRLLVDHGFVVRDVVPIDAQSAMTIAEKVTS, encoded by the coding sequence ATGTGCGACAATACGTCCCCGGTTCCTGATCTTTCTACGGTTCCGGAAATTTCCGGGACTAATCCCCTCACATTTCTCGATACGGCGCTGACGGGAGTACGCCAGTACCATGCGGTGATGACGGCTCTCAATCTCGGGTTATTTGACAATCTCCGTGAGCCAAAAACCGGGCCGGAATGTGCCCTGGCACTGGGATGCAGGCCGGAGATCGTCACCCTCCTGTGCGAGGGACTGGTCACGCTTGGCCTGCTGGAAAAAACAGGGGAACACTATCGCGACAGCGGGATCACGCTGACCTGTCTGGTCAGGGATGCCCCGTTCCCGCAGCACCGGGCAATCGCATTCCAGCGGAAACTTGCGGGGTTCTGGGCGGACCTTCCCCGGATTGCAAAAGACGGTCCGGTCACCTGTGACCGTGCGCAGATGTTCAGGGATGTGATCATCCCCACCATGGCAGAGAACTGCCGGTGCGGGCTCCTCCAGCAGGTGACCGCAAGCGTGGCAACTATTCCGGAATTCTCTGCTGCCCGCCGGTTGCTTGATCTGGGTGGGGGGCACGGTCTGTACTCGATTGCATTCTGCCAGAAAAATCCCGGGCTGAATGCAGTAGTATTTGATCTGCCCCCGGTAATGGGTGCCACGCGGGACTTCATCAGCAGGTATCGTGCCGACAGGGTGAGTGTTATGCCCGGGGATTTCTTCAAAGACCCCATAGGCAGCGGGTACGATATCGTCTTCTCATCGTCGAATCCCGGGGGAAAAGTGCCGGAACTGATCCCAAAGATCGCCAACGCGCTCAATCCGGGCGGCCTGTTCATCAACAAACAGGCCATCGACGATGCACCGTACGATCCGTGGCTCAACCTCGAATGGAATCTCTGGACCTTCGAAGGAGTACAGAAACAGGCAGCCCGGTATGTCTTTGCCAACAGTGTACCGTTTGCGGAATACAACCGGCTGCTGGTGGACCATGGTTTTGTTGTACGGGATGTTGTGCCGATCGATGCACAATCGGCCATGACCATCGCCGAGAAGGTAACGTCATGA
- a CDS encoding iron ABC transporter permease produces MHLDISAVKEPGAYTGYIRKKVLFLCACTVALVLLAFVSVGVGSVMIPFADVIQTLVYHSSGNAEMIIWNIRLPRVLAAVVCGIGLAAAGVVMQSVLRNPLSSPYTLGVSQAAAFGAAVAITMFGAGTLGRLISDAIVVNNPYLVTICAFLSSLVATSVILLVAKYRSTSPEVMILVGVALAALFTAGTTFLQYFSSAEQIAAIVFWTFGDVGRATWSDLAIIVAVITPCLVYFMVKRWDYNALDSGDETAKSLGVNAERVRTVAMFLSSLIAAVVVSFLGIIGFIGLVSPHMVRRIIGDDQRYLLPGSCIVGGIILLGADTVARIIIAPAVLPAGVLTAFLGAPLFLYLLIRGNPS; encoded by the coding sequence ATGCATCTTGACATCAGTGCAGTCAAAGAACCCGGGGCCTACACCGGCTACATCCGGAAAAAAGTTCTCTTTCTCTGTGCATGTACGGTAGCCCTGGTTCTTCTGGCATTCGTATCTGTGGGTGTGGGAAGTGTCATGATTCCCTTTGCCGATGTGATCCAGACGCTGGTATATCACTCGTCAGGAAATGCTGAGATGATCATCTGGAACATCCGGCTTCCCCGGGTACTTGCTGCGGTAGTCTGCGGGATTGGTCTCGCGGCAGCTGGTGTCGTGATGCAGTCCGTTTTGCGCAACCCGCTCAGTTCCCCCTACACGCTGGGTGTCTCGCAGGCAGCGGCCTTTGGTGCAGCAGTTGCTATCACCATGTTTGGTGCAGGCACACTCGGCCGTCTTATCTCGGATGCAATTGTGGTGAACAACCCGTACCTTGTCACCATCTGTGCATTCCTGTCATCGCTGGTTGCTACCTCCGTTATCCTTCTCGTGGCAAAATACCGGAGCACGTCACCGGAGGTGATGATCCTTGTGGGTGTTGCGCTTGCAGCCCTGTTCACCGCAGGGACAACGTTCCTCCAGTACTTCTCCAGCGCCGAACAGATCGCCGCGATTGTTTTCTGGACGTTCGGGGATGTGGGACGGGCAACATGGAGTGATCTCGCGATCATCGTTGCCGTAATCACTCCCTGCCTCGTGTATTTCATGGTCAAACGCTGGGACTACAATGCACTCGACAGCGGCGATGAGACAGCAAAGAGTCTCGGGGTCAATGCGGAACGCGTGCGGACCGTGGCGATGTTCCTCTCATCATTAATCGCGGCCGTCGTAGTTTCGTTCCTCGGTATTATCGGGTTCATCGGTCTGGTCAGCCCGCACATGGTGCGGCGAATCATTGGTGACGACCAGCGGTATCTCCTTCCCGGCTCCTGCATTGTGGGGGGTATCATTCTTCTCGGCGCTGATACCGTGGCTCGGATTATCATTGCACCTGCGGTCCTCCCGGCAGGAGTGCTCACCGCATTTCTCGGAGCCCCGCTCTTCCTCTACCTGCTGATCCGGGGGAACCCCTCATGA
- a CDS encoding ABC transporter ATP-binding protein: MILNVENLSFRYNSHPVLQDICCDARPDEIVAILGPNGAGKTTLLRCMNAMLRPKTGTVMLGEQDILLSSRREIAQSIAHVPQHIEPPRVTAFDAILLGRRPWIGMNVRQDDILKVQAIIEQLNLSGLALRHVDAMSGGELQKIVIARALVQEPRVLLLDEPTSSLDLKNQHEIMRFIRSVVHTHHLTALMTLHDLNLALHYADRFVLLKEGMVFAAGGEEVITPELIEEVYGVPVAIQRWGGRSVVVPHADADDSLRLPGDFPGTVMSM, translated from the coding sequence ATGATTCTGAACGTAGAGAACCTTTCGTTCCGGTACAACAGCCATCCTGTTCTTCAGGATATTTGTTGCGATGCCCGGCCTGACGAGATCGTTGCGATTCTCGGGCCGAACGGAGCCGGTAAAACCACCCTGCTGCGCTGTATGAATGCCATGCTCCGGCCAAAAACCGGCACGGTTATGCTCGGAGAGCAGGACATTCTCTTATCTTCCCGCAGGGAGATTGCGCAGTCGATTGCCCATGTTCCCCAGCATATTGAACCGCCACGGGTGACCGCGTTCGATGCGATCCTGCTCGGGCGGCGCCCGTGGATCGGCATGAACGTTCGACAGGACGATATCTTAAAAGTCCAGGCAATCATCGAACAACTCAACCTGTCGGGTCTTGCGCTCCGACACGTGGACGCGATGAGCGGCGGTGAACTCCAGAAGATCGTCATCGCCCGTGCGCTGGTCCAGGAGCCCCGGGTCCTGCTGCTCGATGAACCGACCAGCAGCCTTGACTTAAAAAACCAGCACGAGATCATGCGGTTCATCCGCTCCGTTGTCCATACTCACCATCTGACCGCCCTGATGACCCTGCATGATCTCAATCTCGCGCTTCATTATGCCGATCGCTTTGTCCTGCTCAAAGAGGGCATGGTCTTTGCAGCGGGGGGGGAAGAGGTGATCACGCCGGAACTGATCGAAGAGGTCTATGGGGTACCGGTTGCGATCCAGCGCTGGGGCGGGAGGAGTGTGGTTGTACCACATGCCGATGCGGATGATTCCCTGCGATTACCAGGGGATTTCCCCGGGACGGTGATGAGTATGTGA